A single region of the Brassica rapa cultivar Chiifu-401-42 chromosome A03, CAAS_Brap_v3.01, whole genome shotgun sequence genome encodes:
- the LOC103859268 gene encoding DNA repair protein recA homolog 2, mitochondrial, with amino-acid sequence MGRLSLTSSIQRFRFFSYLSQHNVRRGVLACSSYGSHYLSSLAEASDFELDESPEDDTNITEKDTNLRSALSQLSVSGIFDQDSKLWLQRFSRTRRVSVISTGSLNLDLALGVGGLPKGRMVEVYGKEASGKTTLALHIIKEAQKLGGYCAYLDVENAMDPALAESIGVNTEELLISRPDSAENMLSIVDVLTKCGSVDVIVVDSVAALVPQCEVGAPLGESYRDRQSVIMTQALRKIHYSVANSRTLIVFLNQVRSHAKANMRFPHSEEVTCGGNALRFQAAIRLKMIRTGLIKTDSEVSGLNVCVEVVKNKLTPGKKKSELGIHFGRGFYVEREVLELACEHGVIAREGNSHLIEGEVVDGKDAAEKYLLENKEVLDTVINILRKQLF; translated from the exons ATGGGTCGTCTCTCATTAACCAGTTCGATTCAGAGATTCCGCTTCTTCTCCTACTTATCTCAG CATAATGTACGAAGAGGTGTTCTCGCTTGCTCTAGCTATGGAAGTCATTATCTTTCGTCTTTAG CTGAAGCTTCAGACTTTGAGCTTGATGAATCTCCAGAAGATGATACCAACATAACGGAGAAAGACACTAATCTCCGTTCAGCATTATCACAGCTCTCAGTGTCAGGCATCTTCGATCAAGACTCTAAGCTCTGGCTGCAGCGCTTCTCCAGAACAAGGAGAGTCTCCGTCATATCCACCGGTTCGCTCAACCTTGATCTAGCTCTAGGCGTTGGAGGTTTGCCAAAGGGAAGAATGGTTGAGGTTTACGGCAAAGAAGCTTCTGGAAAGACAACTCTAGCTCTTCACATCATCAAGGAAGCTCAGAAGCTTGGAGGCTATTGCGCTTACCTTGACGTGGAGAACGCCATGGATCCTGCTCTAGCTGAGTCGATAGGTGTGAACACGGAGGAGCTTCTGATATCGAGACCTGATTCCGCTGAAAACATGCTGAGTATTGTCGATGTGTTGACCAAGTGTGGATCGGTAGATGTTATTGTGGTTGATAGT GTTGCTGCTCTTGTCCCTCAATGTGAAGTTGGTGCTCCTCTAGGAGAAAGTTACAGAGATAGACAATCAGTGATAATGACGCAGGCGCTTAGGAAAATACACTACTCGGTTGCTAATTCTCGGACGCtcattgtttttcttaatcaG GTCAGATCACATGCCAAAGCTAACATGCGTTTCCCACATTCTGAAGAAGTGACTTGTGGGGGAAACGCATTGCGGTTTCAGGCAGCTATACGACTCAAAATGATAAGAACAGGGCTGATTAAGACTGATAGTGAG GTAAGTGGTCTGAATGTGTGCGTGGAAGTGGTGAAAAACAAACTGACGCCAGGGAAGAAGAAATCTGAATTGGGGATTCACTTTGGTCGTGGCTTCTACGTGGAGCGTGAGGTGTTAGAATTGGCTTGTGAGCATGGGGTTATTGCAAGAGAAGGTAATAGCCATTTGATTGAAGGCGAGGTTGTTGATGGCAAAGACGCAGCTGAGAAGTATCTGCTGGAGAATAAGGAGGTTCTTGATACTGTCATCAATATCCTGAGGAAGCAGCTCTTCTAG
- the LOC103859267 gene encoding kinesin-like protein KIN-7O isoform X2 gives MERIHVSVRSRPLSTEDAKTSPWKISSDSIFMPNHSTLSFEFDRIFREDCKTVQVYEARTKDIVAAAVRGFNGTVFAYGQTNSGKTHTMRGSPTEPGVIPLAVHDMFETIYQDTSREFLLRMSYLEIYNEDINDLLAPEHRKLQIHENLEKGIFVAGLREEIVASPQQVLEMMEFGESHRHIGETNMNVHSSRSHTIFRMIIESRQKTQDEGVGNACDAVRVSVLNLVDLAGSERASKTGAEGVRLKEGSHINKSLMTLGTVIKKLSEGVENQGGHVPYRDSKLTRILQPALGGNANTAIICNITLAPDHADETKSSLQFASRALRVTNCAHVNEILTDAALLKRQKKEIEELRSKLKTSHSDHSDEEILNLRNTLLKSELERERIALELEEEKKAQAQREKVLQEQAKKIENLSSMVLLSNRDEKREQDHFKKGKRRDTWCTGLLSRDSTSEVQSHVLSRGSSLKSERSERETGPLLPFAELVENELLYSISEQDEHNIDETLEDSALPDPCALVHVTSRKKPSSIRQKSPVVVRKKSPVVVESESERIQREYEDLFLQYETERITHEIQIECLKAKLGEKDLSGEATCKHLDCQVVGNVHQEESGVHLRDPEDILLIKQLQEKINMLETEKSSSKQNLDDLVTKATEQNICAKEKNDEIQEEIHAAREEAQIAREQLVSKESEVTHVLNENFNSLVNVTTEVEVLASEFQNFKASLETISLVMDEGLQDFASFSPLIHDFTLFMRQSFDEHASIISGYQNVQSFLKQKVLDIENEKVLLQEQCAGLQSQIEGLNQEAQKHGTSLMMLSDQNESERSDLLSHIECLEKDIASLSTSSLAKEKETLRKDFDKMKAKLKDTESKLKNVMQDKTKLEAEKASAERELKRLHSQTALLEKDISKQESFAGKRQDERNAKQSLQEEFHNLEALAFEMETTIASLEEELAAERGEKEELLCRSEGLDQEVTSLTEKLELSNTQLEQLQIDITELARLESSSSDQQQLETKVKQLLEEKEELAMHLATSLLEMEEEKAIWSSKEKALTEAMEEKMNLYNIKIESLSKEVSEAKRELESCRLECITLADKLRCSEENAKQENESSMEKSLEIDRLGNELQSAHAVSKQSQEVLKSDIDTLKSELQRACEMSDTLQSELDYVTSERQSLLSRIEEIKKEVVSSNRLQDADADNKEKAKLKMRLMGTQARLDAKSIRHEQAVKESEVMNRKFQEASAKLKEKLASKALEVIDLKKQLSASSR, from the exons ATGGAGAGAATACACGTCTCAGTCAGATCTCGTCCGCTCTCGACGGAGGACGCGAAGACGAGCCCATGGAAGATCTCGTCGGACTCGATTTTCATGCCCAATCACTCTACTCTCTCATTCGAATTTG ATCGGATTTTCAGAGAAGATTGCAAAACTGTGCAAGTCTACGAAGCTCGGACGAAGGATATCGTCGCTGCCGCCGTTCGCGGATTCAACG GAACTGTGTTTGCTTATGGGCAAACAAACAGTGGCAAGACGCATACGATGCGAGGCTCACCGACTGAGCCAGGAGTCATCCCTCTTGCTGTACACGATATGTTTGAGACTATATATCAG GATACAAGCAGGGAGTTTCTGTTGCGTATGTCTTACCTTGAGATTTATAACGAAGATATAAACGATCTCTTGGCTCCTGAACACCGGAAACTACAGATTCATGAGAATCTAGAG AAAGGAATCTTTGTGGCTGGACTACGAGAAGAAATTGTTGCTTCCCCTCAACAAGTTCTTGAAATGATGGAGTTTGGAGAAT CTCATCGGCATATTGGAGAGACAAATATGAATGTTCACAGTAGCAGATCTCACACTATTTTCCGCATg ATTATAGAAAGTAGACAGAAGACGCAAGATGAAGGTGTTGGAAATGCCTGTGACGCAGTCCGTGTCTCGGTTCTG AATTTGGTGGATCTAGCTGGTTCGGAACGGGCTTCCAAAACCGGTGCAGAGGGTGTTAGGCTGAAGGAAGGTTCACATATAAACAAGAGCTTGATGACACTCGGGACTGTAATTAAAAAACTGAGTGAAGGAGTTGAAAATCAGGG TGGTCATGTTCCATACCGAGACAGCAAGCTTACAAGGATCTTGCAACCCGCTTTAGGTGGAAATGCAAATACAGCTATCATATGCAATATAACACTTGCACCA GACCATGCAGATGAAACCAAGAGCAGTCTTCAGTTTGCTAGCCGAGCACTACGTGTCACTAATTGTGCACATGTCAACGAG ATATTGACTGATGCTGCTTTGTTAAAGCGCCAAAAGAAGGAAATTGAGGAGCTCAGATCCAAACTAAAG ACTTCTCACTCTGATCATTCGGACGAAGAGATTCTTAACTTGCGCAACACCTTGTTGAAG TCTGAGTTAGAAAGAGAGCGGATTGCACTCGAATTAGAAGAGGAGAAAAAGGCACAAGCTCAGAGGGAAAAAGTTTTGCAAGAGCAAGCAAAGAAAATTGAGAACTTGAGTTCAATGGTTCTCCTCTCGAATAGAGATGAGAAACGTGAGCAGGATCACTTTAAGaag GGAAAGAGGAGAGATACATGGTGTACTGGTCTCCTTTCACGGGATTCAACATCAGAG GTTCAGTCTCATGTCTTGTCAAGGGGATCCTCTCTTAAATCTGAAAGATCCGAGCGTGAGACAGGCCCACTACTTCCATTTGCGGAACTGGTAGAAAACGAACTCTTATACAGCATCAGCGAGCAAGATGAACATAATATCGATGAAACCCTTGAAGATTCTGCACTTCCGGATCCGTGTGCTTTAGTGCATGTGACTAGCAGAAAGAAACCATCATCAATCAGGCAGAAAAGTCCTGTAGTGGTCAGGAAGAAAAGTCCCGTAGTG GTTGAAAGCGAGTCAGAGAGGATTCAAAGGGAATATGAGGATCTCTTCTTGCAATATGAAACTGAG AGAATCACCCACGAAATACAAATTGAGTGCCTTAAAGCAAAGTTGGGCGAAAAAGATTTATCTGGTGAAGCAACATGCAAGCATTTAGATTGCCAAGTTGTTGGTAATGTACATCAAGAGGAAAGTGGTGTCCATCTTAGGGATCCAGAAGATATTCTTCTCATTAAGCAACTCCAAGAGAAG ATAAACATGCTGGAAACTGAGAAGTCTTCAAGCAAGCAAAATCTTGATGATCTTGTCACGAAAGCTACTGAGCAGAATATCTGTGCCAAGGAAAAAAATGATGAG ATTCAAGAAGAGATTCATGCTGCTAGAGAAGAGGCCCAGATTGCTCGCGAACAACTTGTGTCCAAGGAGTCTGAAGTCACTCATGTGCTTAAT GAGAATTTTAACTCTCTGGTCAACGTCACAACAGAAGTTGAAGTCTTAGCATCTGAGTTTCAAAACTTTAAAGCATCGTTGGAAACCATATCGTTAGTTATGGATGAGGGTCTCCAAGATTTTGCTTCCTTCTCTCCTTTGATACAT GATTTCACATTGTTTATGCGCCAAAGTTTTGATGAGCATGCTTCAATTATCAGCGGATATCAAAATGTCCAATCTTTTCTTAAACAAAAAGTTCTTGACATTGAGAATGAGAAG GTTCTTTTGCAAGAGCAGTGTGCTGGTCTTCAGAGCCAAATAGAAGGACTAAACCAAGAAGCCCAAAAGCATGGAACTTCCTTAATG ATGCTCTCAGACCAGAATGAGTCGGAGAGGTCAGATCTCCTCTCTCACATAGAATGTCTTGAGAAGGATATAGCGAGCCTATCTACCTCTTCTTTGGCCAAAGAGAAGGAAACTCTAAGAAAAGATTTTGATAAGATGAAAGCAAAGCTAAAAGACACTGAATCCAAGCTTAAGAATGTCATGCAGGATAAGACCAAACTAGAG GCGGAGAAGGCATCTGCTGAGAGAGAGTTAAAACGTTTGCATAGCCAAACGGCCCTCCTCGAGAAAGATATTAGCAAACAGGAGTCCTTTGCCGGTAAAAGACAAGATGAGAGAAATGCAAAACAGTCCTTGCAG GAAGAATTTCACAACCTTGAAGCGCTTGCTTTTGAGATGGAAACAACAATTGCTTCATTGGAGGAGGAACTCGCTGCTGAACGTGGAGAGAAAGAGGAGTTGCTATGTAGAAGCGAGGGTTTAGATCAAGAAGTTACATCTCTGACAGAGAAGCTGGAGCTCTCAAATACCCAATTAGAACAGCTGCAAATAGATATCACGGAGCTT GCTAGACTCGAAAGCTCATCTTCTGATCAGCAACAACTGGAAACCAAGGTTAAACAGTTGCTTGAAGAGAAGGAAGAGCTAGCGATG CATCTGGCGACCTCACTTTTAGAGATGGAGGAAGAGAAAGCAATATGGAGCTCGAAAGAAAAAGCTTTGACAGAGGCCATGGAAGAAAAGATGaatctatataatataaaaatagagtCACTATCTAAAGAAGTGTCAGAG GCAAAGAGGGAGCTTGAATCTTGCCGACTTGAATGTATCACCCTTGCTGATAAGCTAAGATGTTCTGAAGAAAATGCTAAGCAGGAAAACGAAAGCAG CATGGAGAAGTCTTTGGAGATTGATAGACTTGGGAATGAACTTCAGTCAGCTCATGCCGTGAGTAAACAATCTCAAGAG GTACTCAAGTCTGACATTGACACGCTAAAGTCCGAACTTCAACGTGCGTGCGAGATGTCAGATACACTTCAGAGTGAGCTTGATTATGTCACAAGTGAGCGCCAGAGTTTGCTATCTCGCATAGAGGAGATTAAGAAGGAAGTAGTTTCATCAAATCGTTTGCAG GATGCAGATGCAGACAACAAGGAGAAGGCGAAGCTAAAAATGAGACTCATGGGGACCCAAGCGCGCTTAGATGCAAAATCTATAAGGCACGAGCAGGCTGTGAAAGAATCGGAAGTTATGAACAGGAAGTTCCAAGAAGCATCCGCAAAGCTAAAGGAGAAGTTAGCATCAAAAGCACTCGAAGTCATCGACCTTAAGAAGCAGCTCTCTGCTTCTTCAAGATAA
- the LOC103859266 gene encoding defensin-like protein 311 — protein MEKISAFFFIFFLVSLCMVTVTVGDICHTDQDCIDIGIPRCKRTGRMPICYNGYCSCFAKRPPPAAPTTPSWTTTNS, from the exons ATGGAGAAAATTTCAGCattttttttcatcttcttccttgtcTCGTTGT GCATGGTAACAGTAACGGTTGGAGATATATGTCATACGGACCAAGATTGTATAGACATTGGCATTCCAAGATGTAAGCGCACAGGGAGGATGCCAATCTGCTACAATGGCTATTGTAGCTGTTTCGCTAAAAGGCCACCTCCTGCAGCTCCCACCACTCCTTCTTGGACGACCACCAACTCTTGA
- the LOC103859267 gene encoding kinesin-like protein KIN-7O isoform X1 — MERIHVSVRSRPLSTEDAKTSPWKISSDSIFMPNHSTLSFEFDRIFREDCKTVQVYEARTKDIVAAAVRGFNGTVFAYGQTNSGKTHTMRGSPTEPGVIPLAVHDMFETIYQDTSREFLLRMSYLEIYNEDINDLLAPEHRKLQIHENLEKGIFVAGLREEIVASPQQVLEMMEFGESHRHIGETNMNVHSSRSHTIFRMIIESRQKTQDEGVGNACDAVRVSVLNLVDLAGSERASKTGAEGVRLKEGSHINKSLMTLGTVIKKLSEGVENQGGHVPYRDSKLTRILQPALGGNANTAIICNITLAPDHADETKSSLQFASRALRVTNCAHVNEILTDAALLKRQKKEIEELRSKLKTSHSDHSDEEILNLRNTLLKSELERERIALELEEEKKAQAQREKVLQEQAKKIENLSSMVLLSNRDEKREQDHFKKGKRRDTWCTGLLSRDSTSEVQSHVLSRGSSLKSERSERETGPLLPFAELVENELLYSISEQDEHNIDETLEDSALPDPCALVHVTSRKKPSSIRQKSPVVVRKKSPVVVESESERIQREYEDLFLQYETERITHEIQIECLKAKLGEKDLSGEATCKHLDCQVVGNVHQEESGVHLRDPEDILLIKQLQEKINMLETEKSSSKQNLDDLVTKATEQNICAKEKNDEIQEEIHAAREEAQIAREQLVSKESEVTHVLNENFNSLVNVTTEVEVLASEFQNFKASLETISLVMDEGLQDFASFSPLIHDFTLFMRQSFDEHASIISGYQNVQSFLKQKVLDIENEKVLLQEQCAGLQSQIEGLNQEAQKHGTSLMMLSDQNESERSDLLSHIECLEKDIASLSTSSLAKEKETLRKDFDKMKAKLKDTESKLKNVMQDKTKLEAEKASAERELKRLHSQTALLEKDISKQESFAGKRQDERNAKQSLQEEFHNLEALAFEMETTIASLEEELAAERGEKEELLCRSEGLDQEVTSLTEKLELSNTQLEQLQIDITELKARLESSSSDQQQLETKVKQLLEEKEELAMHLATSLLEMEEEKAIWSSKEKALTEAMEEKMNLYNIKIESLSKEVSEAKRELESCRLECITLADKLRCSEENAKQENESSMEKSLEIDRLGNELQSAHAVSKQSQEVLKSDIDTLKSELQRACEMSDTLQSELDYVTSERQSLLSRIEEIKKEVVSSNRLQDADADNKEKAKLKMRLMGTQARLDAKSIRHEQAVKESEVMNRKFQEASAKLKEKLASKALEVIDLKKQLSASSR, encoded by the exons ATGGAGAGAATACACGTCTCAGTCAGATCTCGTCCGCTCTCGACGGAGGACGCGAAGACGAGCCCATGGAAGATCTCGTCGGACTCGATTTTCATGCCCAATCACTCTACTCTCTCATTCGAATTTG ATCGGATTTTCAGAGAAGATTGCAAAACTGTGCAAGTCTACGAAGCTCGGACGAAGGATATCGTCGCTGCCGCCGTTCGCGGATTCAACG GAACTGTGTTTGCTTATGGGCAAACAAACAGTGGCAAGACGCATACGATGCGAGGCTCACCGACTGAGCCAGGAGTCATCCCTCTTGCTGTACACGATATGTTTGAGACTATATATCAG GATACAAGCAGGGAGTTTCTGTTGCGTATGTCTTACCTTGAGATTTATAACGAAGATATAAACGATCTCTTGGCTCCTGAACACCGGAAACTACAGATTCATGAGAATCTAGAG AAAGGAATCTTTGTGGCTGGACTACGAGAAGAAATTGTTGCTTCCCCTCAACAAGTTCTTGAAATGATGGAGTTTGGAGAAT CTCATCGGCATATTGGAGAGACAAATATGAATGTTCACAGTAGCAGATCTCACACTATTTTCCGCATg ATTATAGAAAGTAGACAGAAGACGCAAGATGAAGGTGTTGGAAATGCCTGTGACGCAGTCCGTGTCTCGGTTCTG AATTTGGTGGATCTAGCTGGTTCGGAACGGGCTTCCAAAACCGGTGCAGAGGGTGTTAGGCTGAAGGAAGGTTCACATATAAACAAGAGCTTGATGACACTCGGGACTGTAATTAAAAAACTGAGTGAAGGAGTTGAAAATCAGGG TGGTCATGTTCCATACCGAGACAGCAAGCTTACAAGGATCTTGCAACCCGCTTTAGGTGGAAATGCAAATACAGCTATCATATGCAATATAACACTTGCACCA GACCATGCAGATGAAACCAAGAGCAGTCTTCAGTTTGCTAGCCGAGCACTACGTGTCACTAATTGTGCACATGTCAACGAG ATATTGACTGATGCTGCTTTGTTAAAGCGCCAAAAGAAGGAAATTGAGGAGCTCAGATCCAAACTAAAG ACTTCTCACTCTGATCATTCGGACGAAGAGATTCTTAACTTGCGCAACACCTTGTTGAAG TCTGAGTTAGAAAGAGAGCGGATTGCACTCGAATTAGAAGAGGAGAAAAAGGCACAAGCTCAGAGGGAAAAAGTTTTGCAAGAGCAAGCAAAGAAAATTGAGAACTTGAGTTCAATGGTTCTCCTCTCGAATAGAGATGAGAAACGTGAGCAGGATCACTTTAAGaag GGAAAGAGGAGAGATACATGGTGTACTGGTCTCCTTTCACGGGATTCAACATCAGAG GTTCAGTCTCATGTCTTGTCAAGGGGATCCTCTCTTAAATCTGAAAGATCCGAGCGTGAGACAGGCCCACTACTTCCATTTGCGGAACTGGTAGAAAACGAACTCTTATACAGCATCAGCGAGCAAGATGAACATAATATCGATGAAACCCTTGAAGATTCTGCACTTCCGGATCCGTGTGCTTTAGTGCATGTGACTAGCAGAAAGAAACCATCATCAATCAGGCAGAAAAGTCCTGTAGTGGTCAGGAAGAAAAGTCCCGTAGTG GTTGAAAGCGAGTCAGAGAGGATTCAAAGGGAATATGAGGATCTCTTCTTGCAATATGAAACTGAG AGAATCACCCACGAAATACAAATTGAGTGCCTTAAAGCAAAGTTGGGCGAAAAAGATTTATCTGGTGAAGCAACATGCAAGCATTTAGATTGCCAAGTTGTTGGTAATGTACATCAAGAGGAAAGTGGTGTCCATCTTAGGGATCCAGAAGATATTCTTCTCATTAAGCAACTCCAAGAGAAG ATAAACATGCTGGAAACTGAGAAGTCTTCAAGCAAGCAAAATCTTGATGATCTTGTCACGAAAGCTACTGAGCAGAATATCTGTGCCAAGGAAAAAAATGATGAG ATTCAAGAAGAGATTCATGCTGCTAGAGAAGAGGCCCAGATTGCTCGCGAACAACTTGTGTCCAAGGAGTCTGAAGTCACTCATGTGCTTAAT GAGAATTTTAACTCTCTGGTCAACGTCACAACAGAAGTTGAAGTCTTAGCATCTGAGTTTCAAAACTTTAAAGCATCGTTGGAAACCATATCGTTAGTTATGGATGAGGGTCTCCAAGATTTTGCTTCCTTCTCTCCTTTGATACAT GATTTCACATTGTTTATGCGCCAAAGTTTTGATGAGCATGCTTCAATTATCAGCGGATATCAAAATGTCCAATCTTTTCTTAAACAAAAAGTTCTTGACATTGAGAATGAGAAG GTTCTTTTGCAAGAGCAGTGTGCTGGTCTTCAGAGCCAAATAGAAGGACTAAACCAAGAAGCCCAAAAGCATGGAACTTCCTTAATG ATGCTCTCAGACCAGAATGAGTCGGAGAGGTCAGATCTCCTCTCTCACATAGAATGTCTTGAGAAGGATATAGCGAGCCTATCTACCTCTTCTTTGGCCAAAGAGAAGGAAACTCTAAGAAAAGATTTTGATAAGATGAAAGCAAAGCTAAAAGACACTGAATCCAAGCTTAAGAATGTCATGCAGGATAAGACCAAACTAGAG GCGGAGAAGGCATCTGCTGAGAGAGAGTTAAAACGTTTGCATAGCCAAACGGCCCTCCTCGAGAAAGATATTAGCAAACAGGAGTCCTTTGCCGGTAAAAGACAAGATGAGAGAAATGCAAAACAGTCCTTGCAG GAAGAATTTCACAACCTTGAAGCGCTTGCTTTTGAGATGGAAACAACAATTGCTTCATTGGAGGAGGAACTCGCTGCTGAACGTGGAGAGAAAGAGGAGTTGCTATGTAGAAGCGAGGGTTTAGATCAAGAAGTTACATCTCTGACAGAGAAGCTGGAGCTCTCAAATACCCAATTAGAACAGCTGCAAATAGATATCACGGAGCTT aAGGCTAGACTCGAAAGCTCATCTTCTGATCAGCAACAACTGGAAACCAAGGTTAAACAGTTGCTTGAAGAGAAGGAAGAGCTAGCGATG CATCTGGCGACCTCACTTTTAGAGATGGAGGAAGAGAAAGCAATATGGAGCTCGAAAGAAAAAGCTTTGACAGAGGCCATGGAAGAAAAGATGaatctatataatataaaaatagagtCACTATCTAAAGAAGTGTCAGAG GCAAAGAGGGAGCTTGAATCTTGCCGACTTGAATGTATCACCCTTGCTGATAAGCTAAGATGTTCTGAAGAAAATGCTAAGCAGGAAAACGAAAGCAG CATGGAGAAGTCTTTGGAGATTGATAGACTTGGGAATGAACTTCAGTCAGCTCATGCCGTGAGTAAACAATCTCAAGAG GTACTCAAGTCTGACATTGACACGCTAAAGTCCGAACTTCAACGTGCGTGCGAGATGTCAGATACACTTCAGAGTGAGCTTGATTATGTCACAAGTGAGCGCCAGAGTTTGCTATCTCGCATAGAGGAGATTAAGAAGGAAGTAGTTTCATCAAATCGTTTGCAG GATGCAGATGCAGACAACAAGGAGAAGGCGAAGCTAAAAATGAGACTCATGGGGACCCAAGCGCGCTTAGATGCAAAATCTATAAGGCACGAGCAGGCTGTGAAAGAATCGGAAGTTATGAACAGGAAGTTCCAAGAAGCATCCGCAAAGCTAAAGGAGAAGTTAGCATCAAAAGCACTCGAAGTCATCGACCTTAAGAAGCAGCTCTCTGCTTCTTCAAGATAA